The following proteins are encoded in a genomic region of Corynebacterium atypicum:
- a CDS encoding PDDEXK family nuclease produces the protein MNEQAIEQHLKQAVEAIGGLCWKLTSPGTAGVPDRICIHRGRVIFVELKAPGRLPRPIQRRRIQQLKDHGVDAVVVDNIDAIQEVADALRAA, from the coding sequence ATGAACGAGCAAGCAATCGAACAACACTTGAAGCAAGCCGTTGAGGCGATCGGTGGCCTGTGCTGGAAACTCACCAGCCCAGGCACCGCAGGGGTTCCAGACCGCATCTGCATCCACCGTGGACGCGTCATCTTCGTCGAGCTCAAAGCACCCGGACGCCTCCCACGCCCCATCCAACGCCGCCGCATCCAGCAGCTCAAGGATCACGGCGTTGATGCGGTCGTCGTTGACAACATTGACGCGATCCAGGAGGTGGCTGATGCACTACGAGCCGCATGA
- a CDS encoding phage/plasmid primase, P4 family: protein MKAMTMYTANTAGQQNNAHYPNPHTVTAAADLEVVARFDHVVAEYVGGRRSAGSFVASNCLVMDVDNSHTENQADWVTPESLTERLSGVALMTATSRNHQRAKGAQSARPRFHVYFPINPVADAEAYAGLKKQLAARFEFFDPNAIDAGRFIYGHDAPSVTVVGGERTIDAWLADAVDEDVFAQWDDATQVIEEGSRNATLSRFAGRLLIRLGTTDEARDLFDRKAARCNPPLPEAEVESIWRSATRFAKTVENQPGYVPPEDFEASLDSVRPADYSDVGQAHALAKAYPDSLRYSEATDWLVYYDGVWYESAPAAQAVAQELTERQLAEAHELLEDAKDQLAATGAAMLLASMSKAKAQAMFNAAQQEAFAAFEDAKTYAAYALKRRESRGITNCLKEARPMLLTTPEQLDADPYLLNTPSGTYDLRHGTRSRRDHNPADLVTKQTSLDPGTDGAHLWQEALEVFFQGDAELIAYVQRIVGLAAIGQVFVEALVIAYGDGRNGKSTFWNTIARVLGTYAGNMSADVLTIGGMRNVKPELAEAKGKRLIISAESEEGVRMSTSVVKQLASTDQIYAEKKYKAPFAFTPSHTLILYTNHLPRVGAMDAGIWRRLIVIPFEAKIEGDSDIKNYADYLYTQAGGAILAWIMEGARLIHAEDYHLKAPARVVEASAAYREENNWFAQFLDANCDLDPGLSERAGDLYQAYRAWAMSTSGWARPMVDFNATVEHHGFTRKRTMHGMFVHGLALKNEFDN from the coding sequence ATGAAGGCGATGACCATGTACACCGCGAACACCGCTGGTCAGCAGAACAACGCCCACTACCCGAACCCGCACACCGTGACCGCTGCGGCAGACCTCGAAGTAGTCGCCAGGTTTGATCATGTGGTTGCCGAGTACGTGGGTGGCAGGCGCTCGGCTGGCAGTTTCGTGGCCTCGAACTGCCTGGTCATGGATGTCGACAATTCCCACACCGAGAACCAGGCCGACTGGGTCACCCCGGAATCGCTGACGGAGCGGCTGTCGGGTGTGGCGTTGATGACCGCCACCTCCCGTAACCACCAGCGGGCGAAAGGAGCCCAGTCGGCAAGGCCCCGCTTCCACGTCTACTTCCCAATTAACCCCGTGGCTGATGCTGAGGCCTATGCGGGGCTGAAAAAGCAGCTTGCTGCCAGGTTTGAGTTCTTCGACCCTAACGCGATCGATGCTGGCCGGTTCATCTATGGCCACGATGCTCCGAGTGTCACCGTGGTCGGGGGTGAGCGCACCATCGACGCGTGGCTTGCCGACGCGGTGGATGAGGACGTGTTCGCTCAGTGGGATGACGCCACCCAGGTGATCGAGGAGGGTTCGCGTAATGCGACGTTGTCGAGGTTTGCTGGCAGGCTGCTGATTCGCCTTGGCACGACCGATGAGGCGCGCGACTTGTTTGACCGTAAGGCCGCCCGCTGCAACCCGCCGCTGCCTGAGGCGGAGGTGGAGTCGATCTGGCGGTCGGCCACCCGGTTCGCCAAGACGGTCGAGAACCAGCCCGGGTATGTGCCACCAGAGGATTTCGAGGCGAGCCTGGATTCGGTACGCCCCGCCGATTACAGCGACGTCGGCCAAGCCCACGCCCTAGCCAAGGCGTACCCGGACTCGCTGCGCTACTCGGAGGCCACCGACTGGCTCGTCTATTACGACGGTGTCTGGTACGAATCCGCTCCCGCAGCCCAAGCCGTCGCCCAGGAGCTCACCGAACGCCAACTGGCCGAGGCCCACGAGCTGCTCGAAGACGCCAAAGACCAGCTCGCCGCCACGGGGGCTGCCATGTTGTTGGCGTCGATGTCGAAGGCGAAAGCCCAGGCCATGTTCAACGCCGCCCAACAGGAGGCGTTCGCCGCCTTCGAGGACGCGAAAACCTATGCGGCCTACGCGCTCAAACGCCGCGAATCACGCGGGATCACCAACTGCCTGAAAGAAGCCCGCCCCATGCTGCTGACCACACCTGAGCAGCTCGATGCCGACCCGTATCTACTCAACACCCCATCAGGCACCTACGATCTGCGCCACGGGACACGCTCTCGCCGCGACCATAACCCGGCGGATCTGGTGACCAAGCAGACCAGCCTCGACCCAGGCACCGACGGCGCGCACCTGTGGCAAGAAGCCCTCGAGGTGTTCTTCCAAGGCGATGCCGAGCTCATCGCCTACGTGCAGCGCATCGTCGGCCTTGCTGCGATCGGGCAAGTCTTCGTCGAAGCCCTGGTCATCGCCTATGGGGATGGTCGTAACGGAAAATCGACGTTCTGGAACACCATCGCCAGAGTCTTAGGCACGTATGCAGGCAACATGAGCGCCGATGTGCTCACGATCGGTGGGATGCGCAACGTTAAACCGGAGCTGGCAGAGGCCAAAGGCAAACGCCTCATCATCTCCGCCGAATCCGAAGAAGGCGTGCGCATGTCTACCTCCGTGGTCAAGCAGCTGGCCTCCACCGACCAGATTTATGCGGAGAAGAAGTACAAGGCACCGTTTGCCTTCACCCCGTCGCACACCTTGATTCTCTACACGAATCACCTGCCGAGGGTGGGTGCGATGGATGCGGGCATCTGGCGCAGGCTCATCGTCATCCCCTTCGAGGCGAAGATCGAAGGCGACAGCGACATCAAGAACTATGCCGACTACCTCTACACGCAGGCAGGCGGGGCGATCCTGGCCTGGATTATGGAGGGCGCGCGCCTCATCCACGCCGAGGACTACCACCTGAAGGCCCCGGCACGAGTTGTGGAGGCATCAGCGGCGTATCGGGAAGAGAACAACTGGTTCGCCCAGTTCCTTGACGCCAACTGCGACCTCGACCCTGGGCTGTCGGAACGGGCTGGGGATTTGTATCAGGCCTATCGGGCGTGGGCGATGTCGACCTCTGGGTGGGCGCGTCCCATGGTCGATTTCAACGCCACCGTCGAACATCACGGCTTCACACGTAAAAGGACGATGCACGGCATGTTCGTCCACGGTTTGGCCTTGAAGAACGAGTTCGACAACTAA
- a CDS encoding DUF7768 domain-containing protein produces MTTTALTTDLGFSPHNTEGYPDPTAYKALKNLQRAEYGYRPLVYICSPYSGDIDNNVELARALCAHAASRRKIPLAPHLLFPQFMDDTDASERELAMFFNRILLSKCEAIWVYTARVSAGMHAEIEWAHHLELPITYLDADFQEVTL; encoded by the coding sequence ATGACGACGACTGCGCTCACCACCGACCTGGGCTTCTCGCCCCACAACACAGAAGGCTACCCAGACCCCACCGCATACAAGGCGCTGAAGAACCTCCAGCGCGCCGAGTACGGCTACCGACCCTTGGTCTACATCTGCTCGCCGTACTCCGGGGACATCGACAACAACGTCGAGCTGGCTCGCGCGTTGTGTGCTCACGCGGCGTCACGTCGCAAGATCCCGCTCGCACCGCACCTGTTGTTTCCGCAGTTCATGGACGACACCGACGCGAGCGAGCGCGAGTTGGCGATGTTTTTCAACCGGATTCTTCTGAGTAAGTGCGAGGCGATCTGGGTCTACACGGCCCGTGTCTCGGCAGGGATGCACGCCGAGATCGAATGGGCCCACCACCTCGAGCTGCCGATCACCTATCTCGACGCTGACTTTCAGGAGGTCACCCTATGA
- a CDS encoding phage antirepressor — MATRDLQVFTNDAFGTIRTVEHEDKVYFCGRDVATALGYKDPTNAIKQHCKGVAIHHPLETAGGVQDTRFITEGDLYRLIFSSKLPAAQDFEAWVVDEVLPTIRRHGVYDIDELLDNDEFLEHAIIQLRSERAKRLAAEQALLEAAPKVTYYDIVLQSDSLLTITEIAKDYGLSAKKLNSLLHDAGVQFKQSGRWFLYARFAEQGYTQSKTHEYDEGKTRTHMYWTQKGRLFVYDLLKNQFGLLPVIEQDGGAA; from the coding sequence ATGGCTACGAGAGATCTTCAGGTATTCACCAACGATGCCTTTGGAACGATCCGAACTGTCGAGCATGAGGACAAGGTGTATTTCTGTGGCCGCGATGTGGCCACCGCCTTGGGCTACAAGGATCCGACCAACGCGATCAAACAACACTGCAAGGGGGTGGCGATTCACCACCCCCTTGAAACCGCTGGTGGCGTTCAGGACACCCGGTTCATCACCGAAGGTGACCTGTACCGGCTTATCTTCTCCTCCAAGCTCCCCGCAGCCCAGGACTTCGAAGCCTGGGTTGTCGACGAGGTCCTCCCCACCATCCGCCGCCATGGCGTCTACGACATCGACGAGCTCTTGGACAACGACGAATTCCTCGAGCACGCCATCATCCAGCTGCGCTCCGAGCGAGCCAAGCGGCTAGCCGCCGAGCAGGCCCTGCTTGAAGCCGCCCCGAAGGTCACGTATTACGACATCGTGCTGCAGTCGGACTCGCTGCTGACCATCACGGAGATCGCCAAGGACTACGGCCTGTCAGCGAAGAAGCTGAACTCGCTGCTGCACGACGCCGGGGTCCAGTTCAAGCAGTCCGGCCGCTGGTTCCTCTACGCCCGCTTCGCCGAGCAGGGCTACACCCAGTCCAAGACCCACGAGTACGACGAAGGCAAGACCCGCACCCACATGTACTGGACCCAAAAGGGTCGGCTCTTCGTCTATGACTTGCTGAAGAACCAGTTCGGCCTGCTACCGGTCATCGAGCAGGACGGCGGTGCGGCATGA
- a CDS encoding Abi family protein: protein MSYEQQVELLGQRGMHIDDETSAAEFLAQVNYYRFSGYFRHWQHDPARGDNQFFKGASFETIRALYAAEQELVAVCDELLHPLEVLLRTRFAYAYGRRVGVTGMFARGEGFTQSPHPDAERVEEHALSNLDRSKEAFVAHYRDEIKQGRTYKPEAYDRMPIWVAVEAFSFGSLSRLIEASSSSGVLDDIADSMNTSRKLLPGQVKSFVYLRNRIAHCAQLWNHRVLDVPGLQPKTTRSIKQNYRKFSDHSIYKILVALDDVATRSGISTDWLSETIEPILDKHPLLAKGIAEPARYGELSPDTLID, encoded by the coding sequence TTGAGCTACGAGCAACAAGTAGAGCTACTCGGTCAGCGCGGCATGCACATCGATGACGAGACATCTGCAGCTGAATTTCTCGCGCAGGTCAACTACTATCGTTTCTCTGGATACTTCCGGCATTGGCAGCATGACCCAGCACGGGGCGACAACCAGTTCTTCAAAGGCGCCTCATTTGAGACGATTCGCGCTCTCTACGCCGCAGAGCAAGAGCTAGTTGCTGTCTGCGATGAGCTCCTGCACCCCCTTGAAGTTCTCTTACGCACCCGGTTCGCCTATGCCTATGGTCGCCGTGTTGGGGTAACCGGGATGTTCGCACGCGGTGAAGGTTTTACTCAATCACCCCACCCTGATGCTGAACGCGTCGAAGAGCACGCCCTTTCCAACCTCGATCGCAGCAAAGAGGCGTTCGTCGCCCACTACCGCGATGAAATCAAACAAGGCCGCACCTACAAGCCTGAAGCCTATGACCGCATGCCAATCTGGGTCGCCGTGGAAGCCTTTTCTTTCGGTAGCCTGTCACGCCTCATCGAAGCATCCAGCTCATCTGGAGTGTTGGATGACATCGCAGACTCGATGAATACCTCTCGCAAACTACTGCCTGGCCAAGTGAAGTCATTCGTATACTTACGCAACCGGATAGCTCATTGCGCTCAACTATGGAACCACCGGGTGCTCGATGTTCCCGGCCTGCAGCCGAAGACCACGAGAAGCATCAAACAGAACTACCGAAAATTCTCGGACCATTCGATTTACAAAATCCTTGTCGCACTCGACGATGTAGCTACCCGTTCTGGAATTTCGACCGACTGGCTGTCAGAGACCATCGAGCCGATATTGGACAAGCATCCGTTGCTCGCGAAAGGAATTGCTGAACCGGCACGATACGGAGAACTATCTCCCGATACCCTTATCGACTAG
- a CDS encoding DNA polymerase: MITTISCDLETFSPVNLTKSGVYPYAEHPDFDILLFGYSIDGAPVQVVDLASGEALPGEVVEALVDPHVVKWAFNAAFERICLSAWLHRHHPELMAGREFLDPSQWHCTMVWSAYLGLPMSLDQVGTVLDLPVRKDSAGKKLIRQFCTPATPSVFNQGRMCNPPASDPDGWEQFVSYNRRDVEVELAIHDRLADFPLPEEEWDTYALDQNVNDTGIRLDRILVDHAVACDRQHRATTLARAQDLTGLGNPNSPIQLKEWLAAHGTPLQSLTKAEVAAALDTATGQVREVLQLRGELAKSSVKKYEAMQHVTGRDGRGRGFLQFYGAGRTGRFAGRLVQVQNLPRNYLPDLAEARGLVRAGDFEAVELLYDSVPDTLSQLIRTAFIPADGHRFVVADFSAIEARVIAWLAGEATTLKAFRDGKDLYCETASRMFGVPVDKHGVNAELRQKGKIAVLACGYQGGVGALKAMGALRMGITESELQPLVDAWRVANPNVVQLWADINAAAIETISTRQPTSVGALTFTVESGIMFIRLPSGRRLAYVKPKLGENRFGGTSITHEGITTGRKWGQLETYGGKLTENIVQAVARDLLTYAMHQVDRAGHRIVMHVHDEIVVETATATVDEICELMATAPDWAEGLPLAADGYACDFYQKD; the protein is encoded by the coding sequence GTGATTACTACCATTAGCTGCGATCTTGAAACATTTTCGCCTGTCAATCTCACCAAATCCGGCGTCTACCCCTATGCCGAACACCCTGACTTCGACATTTTGCTGTTCGGTTATTCGATCGACGGTGCTCCTGTCCAAGTGGTCGATCTGGCCTCGGGCGAGGCACTGCCGGGCGAGGTTGTGGAGGCACTGGTGGACCCGCACGTGGTGAAGTGGGCGTTCAATGCGGCCTTCGAGCGCATCTGCCTCTCGGCCTGGCTCCACCGCCACCATCCAGAACTGATGGCGGGCCGAGAGTTTCTGGACCCTTCCCAGTGGCACTGCACCATGGTCTGGTCCGCCTACCTCGGCCTGCCGATGAGCCTGGACCAGGTCGGCACTGTCCTTGACCTGCCGGTACGGAAAGACAGCGCGGGTAAGAAGCTCATCCGCCAGTTCTGTACCCCGGCCACACCCAGTGTGTTTAACCAGGGCAGGATGTGCAACCCGCCTGCATCCGACCCGGACGGGTGGGAGCAGTTCGTCTCCTACAACCGGCGCGACGTCGAGGTGGAGCTTGCGATCCACGACCGGCTGGCTGACTTCCCGCTCCCAGAAGAAGAGTGGGACACCTACGCACTCGACCAGAACGTCAACGACACCGGCATCAGGCTCGACCGAATCCTCGTGGATCATGCCGTGGCGTGCGACCGGCAGCACCGCGCCACCACGCTGGCCCGCGCCCAGGATCTCACTGGTCTGGGGAATCCGAACTCGCCGATCCAGCTGAAAGAGTGGCTCGCCGCTCACGGCACGCCCCTGCAGTCACTGACAAAGGCCGAGGTCGCCGCCGCACTCGATACTGCTACTGGCCAGGTGCGTGAGGTCCTCCAGCTGCGCGGTGAGCTCGCGAAGTCATCGGTGAAGAAGTACGAGGCCATGCAGCACGTGACCGGTCGTGATGGGCGCGGGCGGGGGTTCCTCCAGTTCTACGGGGCTGGGCGCACCGGAAGGTTTGCTGGCCGCCTCGTCCAAGTCCAAAACCTGCCCCGCAACTACCTACCAGACCTAGCTGAGGCCAGAGGCCTCGTGCGGGCCGGAGACTTTGAAGCCGTGGAGCTGCTCTACGACTCCGTTCCCGACACGCTCAGCCAGCTGATCCGCACCGCTTTCATCCCCGCCGACGGGCACCGGTTCGTGGTGGCTGATTTCTCCGCGATCGAGGCGCGGGTGATCGCGTGGCTTGCAGGCGAGGCCACCACGCTTAAGGCTTTCCGTGACGGGAAGGACTTGTACTGCGAGACCGCGAGCCGCATGTTCGGAGTCCCCGTCGACAAGCACGGAGTCAACGCCGAGCTGCGTCAGAAAGGAAAGATCGCGGTGCTCGCCTGCGGCTATCAAGGCGGCGTCGGCGCCCTGAAAGCCATGGGGGCACTGCGGATGGGAATCACTGAATCCGAACTCCAGCCGCTGGTCGATGCGTGGCGGGTAGCCAACCCGAACGTGGTGCAACTGTGGGCAGACATCAACGCTGCCGCCATCGAGACCATCTCTACCCGCCAACCGACCAGCGTTGGGGCGCTGACCTTCACCGTGGAGTCCGGGATCATGTTCATCCGCCTGCCCTCTGGACGCCGCCTGGCCTATGTGAAACCCAAGCTGGGTGAGAACAGGTTCGGTGGCACCAGCATCACCCACGAGGGCATCACAACGGGACGTAAGTGGGGCCAGCTGGAGACCTACGGTGGGAAACTCACCGAGAACATCGTCCAAGCCGTCGCCCGAGACCTGCTCACGTACGCCATGCACCAGGTCGATCGCGCTGGGCATCGGATCGTCATGCACGTCCATGACGAGATCGTCGTGGAAACCGCCACGGCCACCGTGGACGAGATCTGTGAGCTGATGGCCACCGCACCCGACTGGGCAGAAGGGTTGCCACTAGCGGCAGACGGGTACGCGTGCGATTTCTATCAAAAGGACTAG
- a CDS encoding NUMOD4 motif-containing HNH endonuclease has translation MDEVWRDIPGHEGYYQVSDLGRVRSLDHEVTGVCHHTGKSFTRVCKGKILRPGRYCKSGHLSIPLGRRTGGSGIPVHQLVMLAFVGEPPEGMEVCHINGDPTDNRLVNLRYDTRTQNILDVYRQGRPWRKLTLDDVSYIRFALFCGIQGVELARQFDVSQSCISAIKTGRTYSWA, from the coding sequence ATGGATGAAGTGTGGAGAGACATCCCCGGACATGAGGGATACTATCAAGTCAGTGATTTGGGACGGGTCCGCAGTCTGGATCATGAGGTGACCGGGGTGTGCCATCACACCGGTAAATCTTTCACGCGTGTATGTAAAGGGAAGATTCTTCGACCAGGGCGCTACTGCAAATCCGGGCATTTAAGCATTCCTCTAGGACGGCGCACCGGTGGAAGTGGTATTCCGGTGCATCAACTTGTCATGCTGGCATTTGTTGGCGAGCCACCCGAGGGAATGGAAGTGTGCCATATCAATGGCGACCCGACTGATAATCGGCTCGTCAATCTTCGCTACGACACGCGTACACAGAACATCCTCGATGTCTATAGGCAGGGCAGGCCCTGGCGAAAACTCACTCTTGATGACGTGTCGTATATTCGCTTTGCACTGTTCTGCGGGATCCAGGGAGTAGAACTAGCACGTCAATTCGATGTTTCCCAATCATGTATCAGCGCCATCAAGACAGGGCGGACGTACTCATGGGCGTGA
- a CDS encoding DUF2815 family protein, producing the protein MSATNPTRVVTGEVRLSYANIFEAKSIQGGKPKYSVSLIIPKSDTETLAKIERAIDAAIDAGTAKFGGKRPNKAALKLPLRDGDVERDDAAYANSMFVNANSTTPPQVVGTDLQPILDAAEVYSGCYARVSISFYAFNTNGNRGIACGLGNIQKLRDGEPLGGNRISAEADFGGLNIASDDFLN; encoded by the coding sequence ATGTCTGCAACGAATCCGACCCGTGTGGTCACCGGCGAAGTTCGCCTGTCCTACGCCAACATTTTCGAGGCGAAGTCCATCCAGGGCGGTAAGCCTAAGTACTCCGTCTCTTTGATTATCCCGAAGTCCGACACCGAGACCCTGGCCAAGATCGAACGCGCCATCGACGCGGCGATCGATGCAGGGACGGCCAAGTTCGGTGGCAAGCGTCCGAACAAGGCCGCTTTGAAGCTCCCGCTGCGTGACGGCGACGTTGAGCGTGACGATGCGGCCTATGCGAACTCCATGTTCGTCAACGCCAACTCGACCACACCGCCCCAGGTCGTGGGTACGGACCTGCAGCCGATCCTGGACGCAGCCGAGGTCTACTCGGGCTGCTACGCACGGGTGAGCATCAGCTTCTACGCGTTCAACACGAACGGCAACCGGGGTATCGCCTGCGGGCTGGGCAACATCCAGAAGCTGCGTGATGGCGAACCGCTCGGCGGCAACCGCATCAGCGCCGAGGCCGACTTCGGAGGCTTGAACATCGCCTCGGACGACTTCCTGAACTAG
- a CDS encoding DUF2800 domain-containing protein — MPDQHALLSASGAHRWLACPPSATLEAGLPESSSQAAEQGTAAHALAEWKLRRALHDAPTTKPVSSWHDEQMDVLTDDYVAFVQERLRDARQACADPQVLIEQRLDFSHVVPGGFGTGDCVIIAEPTLQIIDLKYGQGVMVEAEHNPQLMLYALGALEAFGSLYDINEVAVTIFQPRRSNVSTWTIPVPELEAWAEQVVKPRAALAASGDGEFAPGEWCRFCKLAPTCRTRAEANLALARHEFAPPAELTDAEISQVLAQLPELKAWAADVEAHALSLAVNQGKTWPGFKLVEGRSIRRYADESAVAQAAEAAGVDVWDRKLKTITALEKQLGKKRFSDLLGDLVVKPAGKPTLVPESDKRPALEIQSAANEFTAIK, encoded by the coding sequence ATGCCTGACCAGCACGCACTGCTCAGCGCCTCGGGAGCACACCGGTGGCTTGCCTGCCCACCGTCGGCAACGCTGGAGGCCGGGCTGCCCGAATCCTCCTCGCAGGCTGCCGAACAAGGAACCGCTGCTCATGCCTTGGCGGAGTGGAAGCTGCGCCGTGCCCTCCATGACGCTCCGACCACGAAACCGGTTTCAAGCTGGCATGACGAGCAGATGGATGTCCTGACCGACGACTACGTGGCCTTCGTTCAGGAGCGGCTGCGCGATGCGCGCCAGGCGTGTGCTGATCCGCAGGTGCTCATCGAGCAGCGCCTGGACTTCTCCCACGTGGTCCCAGGTGGGTTCGGTACCGGCGACTGCGTCATCATTGCTGAGCCCACGCTTCAGATCATCGATTTGAAGTACGGCCAGGGTGTCATGGTCGAGGCTGAGCACAACCCGCAGCTCATGCTGTATGCCCTCGGCGCGTTGGAGGCTTTCGGATCGCTCTACGACATCAACGAAGTGGCGGTGACGATCTTCCAGCCGAGGCGCTCGAACGTCTCAACGTGGACGATCCCGGTGCCTGAGCTGGAGGCGTGGGCAGAACAGGTCGTCAAACCCCGTGCGGCGCTGGCAGCCAGCGGGGATGGCGAGTTCGCTCCAGGTGAGTGGTGCCGGTTCTGCAAGCTCGCACCGACTTGCCGGACGCGCGCTGAGGCGAATCTCGCGCTTGCCCGGCATGAGTTCGCGCCCCCTGCTGAGCTCACCGATGCCGAGATCTCACAGGTGCTGGCCCAGCTGCCGGAGTTGAAGGCGTGGGCTGCCGATGTGGAAGCGCACGCGCTGTCGCTGGCGGTGAACCAGGGCAAGACCTGGCCTGGTTTCAAGCTCGTCGAGGGCCGCTCGATCCGCAGATACGCCGACGAGTCCGCTGTCGCCCAGGCGGCTGAGGCAGCTGGTGTCGATGTGTGGGATCGCAAGCTCAAAACGATCACCGCGCTGGAGAAGCAGCTGGGCAAGAAGCGCTTTTCCGATCTCCTTGGGGACCTCGTGGTCAAACCCGCTGGTAAGCCCACGCTGGTGCCCGAGTCCGATAAGAGGCCTGCACTGGAGATCCAGTCAGCGGCCAACGAATTCACTGCCATCAAGTAA